The genome window GACGGATGGGAGGGCTGTCTGTCGGTGCCCGGCATGCGTGGCGTGGTGCCGCGCTGGAAGCATCTGCGCTACCGCGGCCTGACCCCGTCGGGTGAGCCGGTCGATCGTACGGTGTCGGGCTTCCATGCGCGGGTGGTGCAGCACGAATGCGACCACCTGATGGGCATCCTCTATCCGATGCGCATCCGCGACCTGCGTCAGTTCGGGTTCAGCGAAGCCCTGTTCCCCGGCGAGGCCCTGGCGGACGACTAGCATCGTCGTCCCGCGGCGGGCCAGGCACTGGCCTGGTGCCAGGCAGCGTCGCCGCGCGCCGCACAGGATGCCTGTGTCGGTGCGGTGGCACGCTTTCTGCACTCGTCGTGTGCATGAACTGCCATCTCGACATTTCCTGCCGACATCGCGCCACGCGTGGCAAGCCTTGCCGGTCCGGGCGGCAGCATGACGTCGCCGGAGCCGCGTCATGAGCGCCGGGCCAACCCTGGCTGAAGCGGCCCTGCTGCACGATTCCGGCCAGTTCGACGCAGCGCGCCGCGCCTACCGTTCGATCCTCGACGCGCAGCCCGACAGCGCGCGGGTGCTGTACCTGCTCGGCCTGCTCGAGAAGGCCAGCGGTGACCGGGAACAATCCATGTCCTGCCTGCAGCAGGCGATCGCAGCGGATCCTATGCAGGCCGACGTGTGGATGGCGATCGGCGACCTGCATGCGGAGACCGGCGCCGATGCACTTGCGACCGAGGCATTCGAGCGTTGCGTCGCGCGTGCCCGCGGCAGCGCGCTCGGCTGGTTCAAGCTGGGCTTCGCGCAGCAGAAGCTCGAGCGCCATGCGGACGCCGAGAAGGCCTATCGCCGGGCGGTGAAACTGCAGCCGGTGTTCCCCGAGGCATGGTGCAATCTGGGCAACGAACTCGGTGCGCTGATGCGCAAAGACGACGCGATCGCCGCGCTGCGCCGCGCGGTTGCCCAGCGCCCTGCGTTCCCCGAAGCCTGGCGAAACCTCGGCGTCATCCTCGAAGCCGTCGGCCGGCGAGCGGAGGCACTCGACTGCTTCGAGCGAGCCTGCGAACAGCGGCCCGACGATGCCGATGCCCACTTCTGCCGGGCCGCTGCGCTCGCTGCGCTCGGTCGCGGCGTCGATGCGGTGGCCGCCTACGAGCGCGTGTTCGAACTGGCGCCTGCGCACGCTGGCGCCTACAACAACCTGGGCATCCTGTTCCTGGACGAGCATCTGCTCGACGATGCGCGCGCATGCTTCCTGTGCGCGCTCGATGCCGACCCCGCCCACGCCGAAGCATTGAACAACCTCGGCAACGTGGACTTGCGCGAGCAGCGTTTCCCGGAGGCCGCCGAAGACTTCCGACGTGCCCTGGAGCTCTCACCGTCGTTCGTCGAGGCGCTCAATGGCGCCGGCCTCGCAGCGCAGGAACTCGGTCGAGCGCGGGACGCGGCATCGTCCTTCAGGAGCGCGATCGCGCTGCGCCCCGGTTTCGCGGAGGCGCATGCAAACCTGGCGATGACCTTAGTACAACTCGGCGATACAGCTGCGGCGCGGCAGACCTTCCTGCATGCGGCGGCGCTGTCGGACGACGCCACGCTGCGCCTGCGGGCAGCGACGCTGCTGCCCGCGATCATGGGCACGAAGGCCTCGATCGAGGCCGACCGCCAGCGCATCCGCGCCGACATGCAGTCGCTGGCCGCCGCGCCGCAAAGCGCGACCGAGGCCCGGGTGATGAAGTACCTCGATCCGCCGTTCTACTTCGCCTATCGTGGGTGGAACAATCGCCAGACGCTGTCCGACCTGGCCGCCCTCTACCTGAAGATGGCGCCCGAGCTCGGCTGCGAATCGCCGCATGTCGGGGCACCGCGTACCCGCTCTCGCGTGCGGGTCGGATTCGTGTCGCAGTATTTCTTCCGGCATTCGGTCGGTATGTCGTTCACGCGGCTGATCGCCGGTCTGGCTGCCGATCCAAGGCTGGAGATCGTCGGCATCTCGCTCGGGCACAAGGACGACGAGGTGACGACGAGCATCCGGTCGAATTGCGCCGGCTGGATCTCGCCACGCGGCAACCTGTCCTCGATACGCGCGGCGATCGCCTCGCTCGACCTGGATGTCCTGTTCTACACCGACATCGGCATGGATCGGATCACCTATCCGCTCTCGTTGTCGCGCCTTGCCCGGGTGCAGTGCCTCAGCGGTGGCCATCCCGAGACCAGCGGTAGCCCGAACATCGACTACCTGCTGTCCAGCCGCTGGCTGGAGACGCCAGCCGCACAGGCCTTCTACAGCGAGCAACTGGTGCTGCTGGACGCCTACAACAGCGTGCTCACCCGGCCGGCCGTCATGCCCGACCTGGCGAGCCGGGCCCAGCTGGGGCTAGCCGGCGAGCATGTGTACCTGTGCCCGGTAAAGTTGCACAAGCTGCACCCGGATTTCGACGTGGCCCTGGCTGCCCTGATCGAGCGCGACCCGAAGGCCTGCGTGGTGCTGTTCGAGGACGAGCGACAGGCGCACTGGCGTGTGCTGACCGAGGCGCGCCAGCGCGAGACCATGGGTGCCGCCGCAGGCCGGGTACGGTTCGAGCCCTGGGCGGATGCGCGGACCTTCCAGTCCTGGCTGCAGGCAGCCGATGCGGTCCTCGACTGCTGGCCTTTCGGAATGGGCACGACCGCCATCAACGCGCTCGGGCAGGCGATACCGGTGCTGACCCTGCCGTCCGAACGCCTGTCGGGGCGCGGTACCCAGGCGTTGCTGCGCATGATGGAAATCGACTGGCTGGTGGCCGCCGACGTCGACGATTTCGTTTCGCGCGCGGTGACGCTGGCCGCGGAACCGTCGCTGCGCCAGCAGCTCGCTCAAGATTTGCGGGCCCGGTCCGATGTTCTGTTCCGACAGGCGGACTGCGCAGCGGAAATGGCCGGATTCCTGGTCGAAAGCGTGGCCCGAAAGGAGGCAGCAGCATGAACCCCATCCCGGTGCTCAAGCCCGACATGCCGTCGGTGGACGACCTGTTGCCCTACCTGCGGCGGATCGACGAGGCGCAGCAGTACGCCAACTTCGGGCCCCTGTGCCTGGAGCTCGAGAAACGGCTGTCTGCCGACTGCGCCGCACTGAGCGAGCAGCCGGTGGCCCTGACCACCGTCGCCAACTGCACCGTCGGCCTGCAACTCGCGCTGATGGCGAGCGTCGACCGTCCGCGGGTGAAGGTGCTCGTGCCTTCGCTGACGTTTCCCGGCACGGTATCCGGCATCCTCCAGGCCGGGTTCGAGCCGGTTCTCGCCGACGTCGACCCGGCGCGCTGGGTGCTGACACCGGAGATCGCGCGCGCTGCGATGAACCGGGTGCGCGGCATCCGGGCGATCATGCCGGTGGCCGCGTTCGGCGGTGCACTCGACGCAGACGCCTGGGATCAGCTGACCGAGGAGACCGGCGTCCCTGTCGTGATCGATGCCGCAGGAGCCTTCGGCAACCAGCGCATCGGCCGCCATACCGTGGTCGCCTACAGCATGCATGCGACCAAGGCGCTGGGTGCCGGGGAGGGCGGCTTCGTGGTCGCGCGCGATGCCGAGATCGTCGCGCGGGTGCGACGCCTGTCCAATTTCGGCTACATGTCTGCGGGTGGCCTGATCTCGGATATCGGGGTCAACGGCAAGATGAGCGAGTATGCCGCCGCCGTCGGGCTGGCCGCCCTCGATCGCTGGCCCGCGATCAGCGCGGCGCGGCGCCGGCTGATGGCGACCTACCGGCAGGCGCTGACGGATACCTGCCCGGAGATCGTGCTGCAGGAGCGTCCGGCCGGCGGCGTCTATTCGCTGGGCGTGGTGCGCTTGCCAGACCGGCTGCGCGCGGAAACCGTGGCGGAGTTCCTTGCATCGCGCGGTATCGGCTCGCGCCGCTGGTACTGCCCGGGCATTTATGCTCACCCCGCATTCCTGTCGCTGACGCAGGCCGATGACCATGTGCTCGTCAAGCACCTGGACCAGCATCTGCTCGGGTTGCCGTTCCACCTCGAGATGAGCCTGGCCGACATCGAGC of Rhodocyclaceae bacterium contains these proteins:
- a CDS encoding DegT/DnrJ/EryC1/StrS aminotransferase family protein; the encoded protein is MNPIPVLKPDMPSVDDLLPYLRRIDEAQQYANFGPLCLELEKRLSADCAALSEQPVALTTVANCTVGLQLALMASVDRPRVKVLVPSLTFPGTVSGILQAGFEPVLADVDPARWVLTPEIARAAMNRVRGIRAIMPVAAFGGALDADAWDQLTEETGVPVVIDAAGAFGNQRIGRHTVVAYSMHATKALGAGEGGFVVARDAEIVARVRRLSNFGYMSAGGLISDIGVNGKMSEYAAAVGLAALDRWPAISAARRRLMATYRQALTDTCPEIVLQERPAGGVYSLGVVRLPDRLRAETVAEFLASRGIGSRRWYCPGIYAHPAFLSLTQADDHVLVKHLDQHLLGLPFHLEMSLADIERVTGALQAILSLGGRGRTGVAKATRSSSSRGAHLRAVG
- a CDS encoding tetratricopeptide repeat protein, giving the protein MSAGPTLAEAALLHDSGQFDAARRAYRSILDAQPDSARVLYLLGLLEKASGDREQSMSCLQQAIAADPMQADVWMAIGDLHAETGADALATEAFERCVARARGSALGWFKLGFAQQKLERHADAEKAYRRAVKLQPVFPEAWCNLGNELGALMRKDDAIAALRRAVAQRPAFPEAWRNLGVILEAVGRRAEALDCFERACEQRPDDADAHFCRAAALAALGRGVDAVAAYERVFELAPAHAGAYNNLGILFLDEHLLDDARACFLCALDADPAHAEALNNLGNVDLREQRFPEAAEDFRRALELSPSFVEALNGAGLAAQELGRARDAASSFRSAIALRPGFAEAHANLAMTLVQLGDTAAARQTFLHAAALSDDATLRLRAATLLPAIMGTKASIEADRQRIRADMQSLAAAPQSATEARVMKYLDPPFYFAYRGWNNRQTLSDLAALYLKMAPELGCESPHVGAPRTRSRVRVGFVSQYFFRHSVGMSFTRLIAGLAADPRLEIVGISLGHKDDEVTTSIRSNCAGWISPRGNLSSIRAAIASLDLDVLFYTDIGMDRITYPLSLSRLARVQCLSGGHPETSGSPNIDYLLSSRWLETPAAQAFYSEQLVLLDAYNSVLTRPAVMPDLASRAQLGLAGEHVYLCPVKLHKLHPDFDVALAALIERDPKACVVLFEDERQAHWRVLTEARQRETMGAAAGRVRFEPWADARTFQSWLQAADAVLDCWPFGMGTTAINALGQAIPVLTLPSERLSGRGTQALLRMMEIDWLVAADVDDFVSRAVTLAAEPSLRQQLAQDLRARSDVLFRQADCAAEMAGFLVESVARKEAAA